The following are encoded in a window of Brevibacillus ruminantium genomic DNA:
- a CDS encoding phage late control D family protein, with amino-acid sequence MLQVWYENKEISADLRPHVLGWTYTDNLSGQADDLQITLEDKHQLWSGSWMPDTGAALQASILCENWNETGKTERLPLGSFEIDEVEFEFPPATVTVKAISVPETSSLRGEKKNQAWEQTKLSVIARDKASGAGLSLLFEAETDPELDRVEQTEETDLVFLMRLCSEAGYCLKVTGTQMAIFEEEKYERLPPIATISKGQSRLTSFRASTTTSGVYQACRVEYYSAKEKKNFSYTFAPANAPKTGRTLRVNERVASLGEAQRLAKQKLRESNKEAMTLSLTMAGDTRFVAGCTVMVAGFGFFDGKYIITQATHSQGSGYETSLELRRCLEGYA; translated from the coding sequence ATGCTTCAGGTATGGTACGAGAACAAAGAGATTTCCGCTGATTTGCGGCCGCATGTCCTGGGCTGGACCTATACGGATAATTTGAGCGGGCAGGCAGATGACTTGCAGATTACGCTGGAGGATAAGCATCAGCTTTGGAGCGGCAGTTGGATGCCGGATACGGGGGCGGCGCTCCAGGCGAGCATTCTGTGTGAAAATTGGAACGAGACTGGCAAAACCGAACGCCTCCCACTGGGCAGTTTTGAAATTGATGAAGTGGAATTTGAATTTCCGCCCGCCACGGTGACAGTCAAAGCGATCTCTGTCCCGGAGACCTCTTCCCTGCGCGGAGAAAAGAAAAACCAGGCATGGGAGCAGACGAAGCTATCCGTCATTGCGAGGGACAAAGCCAGCGGTGCCGGGCTCAGTCTGCTCTTTGAGGCAGAGACAGATCCCGAGCTGGACCGGGTGGAGCAAACCGAAGAAACAGATCTGGTCTTTCTCATGCGTCTCTGCAGTGAAGCCGGGTACTGCCTGAAGGTGACCGGTACGCAAATGGCCATTTTTGAAGAGGAAAAATATGAACGATTGCCCCCGATTGCGACAATCAGCAAAGGACAGAGCCGATTGACCTCCTTTCGGGCATCCACTACGACCAGCGGTGTTTATCAAGCCTGCCGCGTGGAGTATTACAGCGCCAAAGAGAAAAAGAACTTCTCGTATACCTTTGCTCCCGCCAATGCGCCCAAAACAGGCCGAACGCTGCGCGTGAATGAGCGTGTCGCTTCCCTTGGCGAAGCACAGCGGCTGGCCAAACAAAAGCTGCGCGAGTCAAACAAAGAAGCGATGACGCTGTCCCTGACGATGGCAGGAGATACCCGTTTTGTCGCCGGCTGCACGGTGATGGTGGCGGGTTTTGGCTTTTTTGACGGCAAATACATCATCACCCAGGCGACGCACAGTCAGGGAAGCGGTTATGAAACAAGTCTGGAGCTGCGAAGATGTCTGGAGGGGTACGCATGA
- a CDS encoding tail protein X — protein sequence MSRQYVTSQGEMWDGIAKKTLGSEYQMNKLIDANPAYRNLVIFPANIRLSIPEPDDQIVETLPPWKRGGTG from the coding sequence GTGTCTAGACAGTACGTGACGAGCCAGGGCGAGATGTGGGACGGGATAGCCAAAAAAACGCTTGGCAGCGAGTATCAGATGAACAAGCTGATCGATGCCAACCCAGCCTATCGGAATCTCGTCATTTTCCCGGCGAATATTCGCTTGTCGATTCCGGAGCCAGATGATCAGATAGTGGAGACACTCCCTCCCTGGAAGCGTGGTGGAACAGGGTGA